The following proteins are encoded in a genomic region of Bradyrhizobium sp. SK17:
- a CDS encoding alpha/beta hydrolase — MTLALAILKWLLVAAVVVYLGGLAVLYLKQRDLLFPAPPVGRTAPAAAGLPDAEEHVLTTADGEKVIVWHVPAKPGRPVVLFFPGNGDFLAGRVARFKAITADGTGLVALSYRGYAGSSGSPSEQGLLQDVAAAYAFATARYRAEQIVAWGFSLGTGVAVALAAGHPVGRLILEAPYTSTVDVAGALFWYVPVSLLMRDQFHSDRRITGVKAPLLIMHGTADPVIPIRFGERLFGLAHEPKQFVRLPGGGHDNLDDFGAMAIARRFIDAAGG; from the coding sequence ATGACGCTGGCTCTCGCAATCCTGAAATGGCTCCTGGTCGCGGCAGTGGTCGTCTATCTGGGCGGGCTCGCGGTGCTGTACCTCAAGCAGCGTGACTTGCTGTTTCCGGCGCCGCCGGTCGGACGGACGGCACCGGCGGCCGCCGGTCTTCCGGACGCGGAGGAGCATGTCCTGACCACCGCCGACGGCGAGAAGGTCATCGTCTGGCACGTGCCGGCGAAGCCGGGCCGGCCGGTCGTGCTGTTCTTTCCCGGCAATGGCGATTTCCTTGCCGGCCGCGTGGCGCGCTTCAAGGCCATCACGGCCGACGGCACCGGGCTGGTGGCGCTGTCCTATCGCGGCTATGCCGGCTCGAGCGGATCTCCGAGCGAGCAGGGACTGCTCCAGGACGTCGCGGCGGCTTACGCCTTCGCCACCGCGCGCTACCGTGCCGAGCAGATCGTGGCCTGGGGATTCTCGCTCGGCACCGGCGTTGCGGTGGCGCTCGCCGCCGGGCATCCGGTCGGCAGGCTGATCCTGGAGGCGCCTTACACGTCGACGGTCGACGTCGCGGGCGCGCTGTTCTGGTATGTGCCGGTCAGCCTGCTGATGCGGGACCAATTCCATTCCGACCGGCGGATCACCGGCGTCAAGGCGCCGCTCCTGATCATGCATGGCACCGCCGATCCGGTGATCCCGATCCGTTTCGGCGAGCGCCTGTTCGGCCTCGCCCATGAGCCCAAGCAATTCGTGCGCCTGCCCGGTGGCGGGCATGACAATCTCGACGATTTCGGTGCGATGGCGATCGCAAGGCGGTTTATCGACGCCGCGGGAGGCTGA
- a CDS encoding calcium:proton antiporter, with amino-acid sequence MSAHGPMPRSAWLYPILAVLLFAAVSASGYVFAPSAGGWLFAAVLLVILFGTVFAAVHHAEMIAERIGEPFGTLLLTLAVTIIEVALIATIMLGDTPAPTLARDTVFAVVMIVCNGLVGLCIFIGGIRYREQDFQITGANLYLSVLFVLATITLDMPNFTLTAPGPMYSTAQLAVISVVTLLLYAVFLYTQTIRHRDYFVSGANEAAAHGEVMSDRETAISVALLLVSLLAVVLLAKKFSLVVDVVTVKIGAPPAFAGLVVAALILLPESVAAVSAARKNDLQKSINLALGSSIATIGLTVPAVAVAAYALDKELVLGLSNQHMLILLLTFMVSMLTFGTGRTNILFGLVHMVVFAVFVFMVFVP; translated from the coding sequence ATGAGCGCACACGGACCGATGCCACGGTCGGCTTGGCTGTATCCCATTCTGGCGGTGTTGTTGTTCGCCGCGGTCTCGGCCTCAGGTTACGTCTTCGCGCCATCGGCGGGAGGCTGGCTGTTCGCGGCCGTGTTGCTCGTCATCCTGTTCGGCACCGTATTCGCGGCGGTCCACCACGCCGAAATGATCGCCGAGCGGATTGGCGAGCCATTCGGCACGCTGCTGCTGACGCTCGCGGTCACGATCATCGAGGTGGCGCTGATCGCGACCATCATGCTGGGCGACACCCCGGCGCCGACGCTGGCGCGCGACACCGTGTTCGCGGTGGTGATGATCGTCTGCAACGGCCTGGTCGGGCTCTGCATCTTCATTGGCGGCATCCGCTACCGCGAGCAGGATTTCCAGATCACCGGTGCCAACCTCTATCTCAGCGTGCTGTTCGTGCTCGCGACCATCACGCTGGACATGCCGAATTTCACCCTCACCGCGCCGGGACCGATGTATTCCACCGCCCAGCTCGCGGTAATCAGCGTCGTGACGCTGCTGCTCTATGCGGTGTTCCTGTACACCCAGACCATCCGCCACCGCGATTACTTCGTCAGCGGCGCCAATGAGGCGGCGGCGCATGGCGAGGTGATGTCGGACCGCGAGACGGCGATCAGCGTTGCCCTGCTGCTGGTGTCGCTGCTGGCGGTGGTGCTGCTGGCCAAGAAATTCTCGCTGGTGGTCGATGTCGTCACGGTCAAGATCGGCGCGCCGCCGGCCTTTGCCGGCCTGGTGGTGGCGGCCCTGATCCTGTTGCCGGAAAGCGTTGCCGCGGTATCGGCCGCGCGCAAGAACGACCTGCAGAAGAGCATCAACCTTGCGCTCGGCTCCTCGATCGCGACCATCGGGCTCACGGTTCCCGCCGTTGCCGTGGCCGCCTATGCGCTCGACAAGGAACTGGTGCTCGGCCTCAGCAACCAGCATATGCTGATCCTGCTGCTGACCTTCATGGTCAGCATGCTCACCTTCGGAACCGGTCGCACCAACATCCTGTTCGGGCTCGTTCACATGGTGGTGTTCGCGGTGTTCGTGTTCATGGTGTTCGTGCCGTAG
- a CDS encoding NAD(P)(+) transhydrogenase (Re/Si-specific) subunit beta — MSANLSALLYLVAGVLFILSLRGLSSPASSRQGNMFGMIGMAIAVGTTLAAHPPADGVAWLLVILAVAIGGGIGAVIARRVPMTSMPELVAAFHSLVGMAAVLVAAGAFYAPEAFDIGTSGNIHPQSLVEMSLGVAIGALTFTGSVIAFLKLSARMSGAPIILPFRHVINIVLALALVFFIVGLVLSGSAFDFWMIVILALALGVLMIIPIGGADMPVVISMLNSYSGWAAAGIGFTLGNSALIITGALVGSSGAILSYIMCHAMNRSFISVILGGFGGETAAAGGGSGEQKPAKLGSADDAAFIMKNASKVIIVPGYGMAVAQAQHALREMADLLKKEGVEVKYAIHPVAGRMPGHMNVLLAEANVPYDEVFELEDINSEFAQADIAFVIGANDVTNPAAEEDKTSPIYGMPVLQVWKAGTVMFIKRSLASGYAGIDNPLFYRDNTMMLLGDAKKVTENIVKAM; from the coding sequence ATGAGCGCCAATCTCTCTGCACTGTTGTATCTCGTGGCGGGGGTGCTGTTCATCCTGTCGCTGCGCGGGCTGTCGAGCCCGGCGTCGTCGCGCCAGGGCAACATGTTCGGCATGATCGGCATGGCGATCGCGGTCGGCACGACGCTTGCGGCCCATCCGCCGGCCGACGGCGTGGCCTGGCTGCTGGTGATCCTCGCGGTCGCGATCGGCGGCGGCATCGGTGCGGTGATCGCCCGCCGGGTGCCGATGACCTCGATGCCGGAGCTCGTCGCCGCGTTCCACTCGCTGGTCGGCATGGCCGCGGTGCTGGTCGCCGCCGGTGCGTTCTATGCGCCCGAGGCGTTCGACATCGGCACATCAGGCAACATCCATCCGCAGAGCCTGGTCGAGATGTCGCTCGGGGTTGCGATCGGCGCGTTGACCTTCACCGGCTCGGTGATCGCGTTCCTGAAGCTGTCGGCCAGGATGAGCGGTGCACCGATCATCCTGCCGTTCCGCCACGTCATCAACATCGTGCTGGCGCTGGCGCTGGTGTTCTTCATCGTCGGTCTCGTGCTGTCGGGCAGCGCGTTCGACTTCTGGATGATCGTGATCCTGGCGCTGGCGCTCGGCGTCTTGATGATCATCCCGATCGGCGGCGCCGACATGCCGGTCGTGATCTCGATGCTGAACTCGTACTCCGGTTGGGCCGCGGCCGGCATCGGCTTCACGCTCGGCAACTCGGCGCTGATCATCACCGGCGCGCTGGTCGGATCAAGCGGCGCGATCCTGTCCTACATCATGTGCCACGCGATGAACCGCTCGTTCATCTCGGTGATCCTCGGCGGCTTCGGCGGCGAGACCGCGGCCGCCGGCGGCGGCTCGGGCGAGCAGAAGCCGGCCAAGCTCGGCTCGGCCGACGACGCCGCCTTCATCATGAAGAACGCCTCCAAGGTCATCATCGTGCCGGGCTACGGCATGGCGGTGGCGCAGGCCCAGCACGCGCTGCGCGAGATGGCCGACCTGCTGAAGAAGGAAGGCGTCGAGGTGAAGTACGCCATCCACCCGGTGGCGGGCCGCATGCCCGGCCACATGAACGTGCTGCTGGCCGAGGCCAACGTGCCCTATGACGAGGTGTTCGAGCTCGAGGACATCAACTCGGAGTTCGCGCAGGCCGACATCGCGTTCGTGATCGGCGCCAACGACGTCACCAACCCGGCGGCCGAAGAGGACAAGACCTCGCCGATCTACGGCATGCCGGTGTTGCAGGTGTGGAAGGCCGGCACCGTGATGTTCATCAAGCGCTCGCTGGCCTCGGGCTATGCCGGCATCGACAACCCGCTGTTCTATCGCGACAACACCATGATGCTGCTCGGCGACGCCAAGAAGGTCACCGAGAACATCGTCAAGGCGATGTAG
- a CDS encoding proton-translocating transhydrogenase family protein — protein sequence MEHLAQAVDPFVFRLSIFVLAVFVGYFVVWSVTPALHTPLMSVTNAISSVIVVGALLAVGVGMVSSGSGWARGFGFVALIFACVNIFGGFLVTQRMLAMYKKKAK from the coding sequence ATGGAGCATCTCGCGCAGGCCGTCGATCCCTTTGTGTTCCGGCTGTCGATCTTCGTGCTCGCCGTGTTCGTCGGCTATTTCGTGGTGTGGTCGGTGACGCCTGCGCTGCACACGCCGCTGATGAGCGTGACCAACGCGATCTCCTCGGTGATCGTGGTCGGTGCGCTGCTCGCGGTCGGCGTCGGCATGGTGTCGAGCGGCTCGGGCTGGGCCCGCGGCTTCGGCTTCGTGGCGCTGATCTTCGCCTGCGTGAACATCTTCGGCGGCTTCCTGGTCACCCAGCGCATGCTGGCGATGTACAAGAAGAAAGCCAAGTAA
- a CDS encoding cupin domain-containing protein: MLSAKSDVQVDTAEVRVTEWRLAPGSATGPHTHEMDYVIVPITAGEMTIVAPNGERSKAQLGAGKSYFRKAGVQHDVLNETASEIVFLEVELKP; the protein is encoded by the coding sequence ATGCTCAGCGCCAAATCGGATGTTCAGGTCGATACCGCCGAGGTCCGTGTGACCGAGTGGCGGCTCGCGCCGGGCAGCGCAACCGGTCCGCATACCCACGAGATGGACTATGTCATCGTTCCGATCACCGCCGGCGAGATGACGATCGTGGCGCCGAATGGCGAGCGTTCCAAGGCCCAGCTTGGGGCCGGCAAGTCGTATTTCCGCAAAGCCGGGGTCCAGCACGATGTCCTCAACGAGACCGCCAGCGAGATCGTGTTCCTCGAGGTCGAACTCAAGCCCTGA